One genomic window of Campylobacter curvus includes the following:
- a CDS encoding EAL domain-containing protein codes for MLKKISNGHQAAFLYIGVLFCAYAVVLNFGKQLYCDVTSILLNVSIALIMLYRLKMTKNLNSYWAWIVLGVIGWVVADVLWAGYNMSHENSSLEALFFIQVIYFIPFILFLAASVAIFIRSNKSGLWTQVLIDAGVILMIYASFFWFVVFDRDLSFVLSTDFAFHLVYIFVDIVMFCIVFIVYFSVHTMKRRLSFFLCLAALGLFCVYDMYYSVMTANGKDLTNTNYELVLELVFVLFFLAALYLKRGEARLKFRKNREDFHRILINKLLLLFVVLAFAIVISGKIDLSWGIFIMILMLAYAVLTHSISSVRNNQLLIAKEQNVKQKLDKMIEERVQELSQTNKRLKQLSEYDFLTGALNRPFFLLKLEEMIKTKALGENIDIYSIDINHFKSVNDSYGHYVGDEVLARVVKNIKSVLPKNSLLARFGGDDFMVVAKQKGDGYFREFLTRLHAAISQPILIESYKISLSAKIGISTTATSEILAEDLIAQAGAALNSAKKNTLCEHVFYDDIKDMIQEQNYIEILLNSINFDREFRLNFQPQYLIEGKKLIGAEALIRWNSPIKGFVSPALFIPIAEQSSIINSIGKWVAKEAIKQMSAWNQKYAIALKIGINVSPKQVDNVNFASDILGFIKEFNIDPRCVDIEITEASLVNAEEIMQSVLGVFSQNGISISIDDFGTGFSSMSYIKKYAINKLKIAKELVDNIASNEIDKDVATSIISLAKNINVKTIAEGVEDATQLEILKSCGCDEVQGYFWGKPMSAAEFEELIKSSI; via the coding sequence ATGCTAAAAAAGATAAGCAACGGCCACCAGGCGGCGTTTTTATATATCGGGGTCTTATTTTGCGCATACGCAGTGGTTTTAAATTTCGGCAAGCAGCTTTACTGCGACGTGACCTCTATCTTGCTAAACGTCTCGATAGCGCTGATCATGCTATATCGCCTAAAAATGACTAAAAATTTAAATTCGTATTGGGCGTGGATAGTTTTAGGCGTGATAGGCTGGGTCGTAGCCGATGTGCTGTGGGCGGGTTACAACATGAGCCACGAAAACAGCTCGCTTGAGGCGCTATTTTTTATCCAGGTCATCTACTTTATCCCTTTCATCTTGTTTTTAGCAGCTTCGGTGGCGATCTTTATCCGCAGCAACAAAAGCGGCCTTTGGACGCAGGTACTCATCGACGCAGGCGTGATCTTGATGATATACGCGAGCTTTTTTTGGTTTGTGGTATTTGACCGCGATTTAAGCTTTGTGCTTAGCACTGATTTTGCCTTTCACTTGGTTTATATTTTCGTAGATATCGTTATGTTTTGTATTGTTTTTATCGTGTATTTCTCGGTGCATACCATGAAAAGGCGGCTTTCGTTCTTTTTGTGTCTTGCTGCACTCGGGCTGTTTTGCGTTTATGATATGTATTACTCCGTGATGACTGCAAACGGCAAAGATCTTACAAATACGAACTACGAGCTGGTTTTAGAGCTCGTTTTCGTTTTGTTTTTCCTAGCCGCGCTTTATCTAAAAAGAGGCGAGGCGAGGCTGAAATTTCGCAAAAACAGGGAGGATTTTCATAGAATTTTGATAAACAAGCTTTTGCTGCTGTTTGTCGTCCTGGCTTTTGCGATCGTGATATCGGGCAAGATAGACCTGTCTTGGGGGATATTTATAATGATCTTGATGCTAGCTTACGCCGTTTTGACGCATAGTATCTCAAGCGTGAGAAATAACCAACTCCTAATCGCCAAAGAGCAAAACGTCAAACAAAAGCTGGATAAAATGATAGAAGAGCGCGTGCAGGAGCTTAGCCAGACGAACAAACGCCTAAAACAGCTCAGCGAATACGACTTTCTAACAGGCGCGCTAAACCGCCCGTTTTTCCTGCTTAAGCTCGAGGAGATGATAAAGACCAAAGCTCTTGGCGAAAATATCGATATTTACAGCATCGATATAAACCATTTTAAAAGCGTGAACGACTCTTACGGTCACTATGTGGGCGACGAGGTGTTGGCACGCGTGGTAAAAAACATCAAGTCTGTTTTGCCTAAAAATTCGCTGCTGGCTAGATTTGGCGGAGATGACTTCATGGTGGTGGCTAAGCAAAAGGGCGACGGGTATTTCAGGGAGTTTTTGACTCGCTTACACGCAGCCATAAGTCAGCCTATCCTCATCGAAAGCTATAAAATTTCACTTAGTGCCAAAATAGGCATAAGCACGACCGCAACTAGTGAAATTTTAGCCGAGGATCTCATCGCTCAAGCTGGCGCAGCGCTAAATTCCGCCAAGAAAAACACGCTTTGCGAGCATGTATTTTACGATGATATCAAGGATATGATACAAGAGCAAAACTACATAGAAATTTTGCTAAATTCCATAAATTTTGACAGGGAATTCAGGCTAAATTTCCAGCCGCAGTATCTGATAGAGGGCAAAAAGCTGATCGGCGCCGAGGCGCTTATACGGTGGAATTCGCCGATAAAAGGCTTTGTTTCGCCCGCTCTTTTCATCCCGATCGCCGAGCAAAGCTCCATTATAAATTCCATCGGCAAATGGGTCGCTAAAGAGGCGATCAAGCAAATGAGCGCATGGAATCAAAAATACGCCATCGCCCTAAAAATTGGCATAAACGTCTCGCCAAAGCAGGTAGATAACGTAAATTTCGCCTCGGATATCCTGGGCTTCATAAAGGAATTTAACATCGATCCAAGATGCGTTGATATCGAGATAACCGAGGCTAGCCTCGTAAATGCCGAGGAGATAATGCAAAGCGTGCTGGGCGTATTTTCTCAAAACGGCATAAGTATCTCGATCGATGACTTTGGCACGGGCTTTTCGTCGATGAGCTACATCAAAAAATACGCTATAAATAAGCTAAAGATCGCTAAAGAGCTAGTCGATAACATCGCCAGCAACGAGATAGACAAGGATGTGGCGACTAGTATCATCTCGCTGGCAAAGAACATAAACGTAAAAACTATCGCCGAGGGCGTCGAGGACGCGACGCAGCTTGAAATTTTAAAAAGCTGCGGCTGCGACGAGGTGCAGGGATATTTTTGGGGCAAGCCTATGAGCGCGGCGGAGTTTGAAGAGCTTATCAAAAGCTCTATTTAA
- the dut gene encoding dUTPase: protein MSEFEIILQMLKLQQSLNDETNGEGWENGYTNKNKLISWRRCIYMECAELIDSFAWKHWKSIEAKTDEQNLRVEVVDIWHFIMSLMLQTYYLKKLGSIEDLAQNICAASGFAEFCKEPLDVASESIYEIMNDVEMLIHECSGFEYNIYDMLKIYFAMSLKCGVNLYSLYECYIAKNVLNRFRQNNGYKEGTYQKVWNGREDNTVMSEILSSGVTSIDEIYKALQSEYDKVK, encoded by the coding sequence ATGAGCGAATTTGAAATAATACTGCAAATGTTAAAACTTCAGCAAAGCCTAAACGACGAGACTAACGGCGAGGGCTGGGAGAACGGATACACGAACAAAAACAAGCTCATCAGCTGGAGGCGCTGCATCTATATGGAGTGTGCCGAGCTCATCGACAGCTTTGCGTGGAAACACTGGAAAAGCATAGAGGCCAAGACCGACGAGCAAAATTTACGTGTCGAGGTTGTTGATATATGGCACTTTATAATGAGCTTGATGTTGCAGACTTATTATCTAAAAAAGCTGGGCAGCATCGAGGATCTGGCGCAAAATATCTGCGCGGCTAGCGGATTTGCCGAGTTTTGCAAAGAGCCCCTAGATGTCGCTAGCGAAAGTATCTATGAGATAATGAACGATGTAGAGATGCTGATACATGAGTGCAGCGGCTTTGAATACAACATCTACGATATGCTCAAAATTTACTTCGCGATGTCGCTAAAATGCGGGGTGAATTTGTATTCGCTTTATGAGTGCTACATCGCTAAAAACGTGCTAAATCGCTTCCGTCAAAACAACGGTTATAAAGAGGGCACGTATCAAAAAGTCTGGAACGGCCGCGAAGACAACACTGTAATGAGCGAAATTTTAAGCTCCGGCGTCACCAGCATCGATGAAATTTACAAGGCGCTTCAAAGCGAATACGACAAGGTAAAATGA
- a CDS encoding EI24 domain-containing protein produces MIELFRLSFRDFWTAKFISLSLLPLFLSAGLLTWLMFFGGGELFSALQEGASTGDYSFLSEDTPYLSFWLKILSFGATKWVISAFFYILSSFLVVIFSVVIALIVAGFMTPVVTKEINKRHYDIVRQSEISTARVLNLSLKVVLNFLGILLICLPLLLVPFLNLFIINLPFFYLYYKLLLIDVGSNTLDAPKFELFWLEGGGLSFTLACVAFYLVSLVPLAGLFLQLFFVIFLSHLLYQRQAVLKF; encoded by the coding sequence ATGATAGAGCTTTTTCGCCTTAGCTTTAGGGACTTTTGGACGGCGAAATTTATAAGCTTGTCGCTGTTGCCGCTGTTTTTGAGCGCAGGGTTGCTTACTTGGCTGATGTTTTTTGGAGGCGGCGAGCTTTTTAGCGCGCTACAAGAGGGTGCCAGTACGGGCGATTACTCGTTTTTGAGCGAGGATACGCCATATCTTTCTTTTTGGCTTAAAATTTTGAGCTTTGGCGCGACGAAATGGGTGATAAGCGCGTTTTTTTATATCCTAAGCTCATTTTTAGTGGTGATTTTTAGCGTCGTCATCGCCCTTATCGTAGCGGGCTTCATGACTCCGGTCGTGACAAAAGAGATAAACAAAAGACACTACGACATTGTCAGACAAAGCGAAATTTCAACTGCAAGGGTGCTGAATTTAAGCCTTAAAGTCGTGCTGAATTTTCTCGGGATCTTGCTCATTTGCCTGCCGCTGCTTTTGGTGCCGTTTTTAAATCTTTTCATCATAAATTTGCCGTTTTTTTATTTGTATTATAAACTGCTGCTTATCGACGTGGGCTCAAACACACTCGATGCGCCAAAATTCGAGCTGTTTTGGCTAGAGGGCGGCGGGCTTAGCTTCACGCTTGCTTGCGTGGCGTTTTATTTGGTCTCTTTAGTGCCGCTTGCGGGGCTGTTTTTGCAGCTATTTTTCGTCATATTTTTATCTCATCTGCTCTATCAAAGACAAGCCGTTTTGAAATTTTAG
- a CDS encoding putative bifunctional diguanylate cyclase/phosphodiesterase, with translation MGYGLVQNLLILIGLGMITANIYRAMIEPVNPRIHWIIACFSVLLWTVCEALWTLESSVLIRPQSEYAYLNVSYLLPMFGVFCAVGVFLFIKFSNTEEKSVVLLDIVSVLLLVSTLSYSIVGDIDILKALNSVTSIAALCAMALNFAILFIVLSELFTSNLLYIRVSGFYLIVFGILFTMINLYVAYNKITIEDYDFGYSSLYMIPFIILMIGSFYLKTENKRVTTADIGLMTGSKWLPIIAVLPLLLQSDFGSMLSLLALFFLVSNALISYYIKSAMASKKMLEHEKILHQEMEKLVHERTNELMLANLRLQDISDKDYLTGLGSRSFLMNELKRASDELQSNEELAVYYINISRFKAINASYGHEVGDKILKTAARRITGICNRQETTARIGADEFIVISKMELGSETKRMKFGISLKDAIEEPMQIDRYHFAIKCVIGIHIVMQKSKAEPRAIIKNADRAMYYAKENPASNPMVYNDEIDNKIHLDSMLEIALRKANLQKDFQMYFQPVFDLDTSRIVCAEALLRWYSKDYGLMEASDFMGIARGSGDILNSICMNATLKTIEHVSRWKKDVLNIPKISINVATTQSTSENFIRSFLQMTKNFGVSPRSFELEFCEALWMNPPEILDKIFELLKSNEIDVCIDDFGSGYTSLMYIRKYSINRLKIAADFVTQMAFSKIDAQIVAGIINLANSMKLTSAAKGVQDVEILDELRQLKCKEGQGYYLARPMSAEEFEEFLRQNPQIINAV, from the coding sequence TTGGGCTACGGGCTTGTTCAAAATCTACTCATACTGATCGGTCTTGGCATGATCACGGCAAACATCTACCGCGCGATGATAGAGCCCGTAAATCCTAGGATCCATTGGATAATCGCCTGCTTTAGCGTGCTTCTTTGGACGGTCTGCGAGGCCTTGTGGACGCTTGAGTCAAGCGTGCTCATAAGGCCGCAAAGCGAGTATGCCTATCTGAACGTCTCGTATCTTTTGCCGATGTTTGGCGTATTTTGCGCGGTCGGTGTCTTTCTTTTCATAAAATTTTCAAACACCGAGGAAAAATCGGTCGTGCTTCTTGACATCGTGAGCGTTTTGCTGCTGGTTAGCACGCTCTCATACAGCATCGTAGGCGACATAGATATCCTAAAAGCCCTAAACAGCGTGACTAGTATCGCCGCTTTGTGCGCTATGGCTTTAAATTTCGCTATTTTGTTCATCGTACTAAGCGAGCTTTTTACTAGCAACCTGCTTTATATCAGGGTCAGCGGCTTTTATCTCATCGTATTTGGGATCTTATTTACGATGATAAATTTATACGTAGCTTACAACAAAATCACGATAGAAGATTATGACTTTGGCTACTCCTCTTTGTATATGATCCCTTTTATCATCCTCATGATTGGCTCGTTTTATCTAAAGACCGAAAACAAGCGCGTCACTACCGCAGACATAGGTCTGATGACCGGCTCTAAATGGCTGCCTATCATCGCCGTCTTACCTCTTTTGCTGCAAAGCGACTTTGGCTCGATGCTGTCGCTACTGGCGTTATTTTTCCTTGTTTCAAACGCGCTTATTAGCTACTACATCAAAAGCGCGATGGCTAGTAAAAAGATGCTAGAACACGAGAAAATTTTACATCAAGAGATGGAAAAGCTCGTTCATGAGCGCACGAACGAGCTCATGCTTGCAAATTTAAGGCTTCAAGACATATCGGACAAGGACTATCTCACTGGGCTTGGCAGCAGGAGCTTTTTGATGAATGAGCTAAAAAGAGCGAGTGACGAGCTGCAATCAAATGAGGAGCTGGCGGTTTATTACATCAACATAAGCCGCTTTAAAGCCATAAACGCCTCATACGGCCACGAGGTCGGAGATAAAATTTTAAAGACCGCAGCCAGGAGGATAACTGGCATCTGCAACAGACAAGAGACTACGGCCAGGATAGGTGCGGACGAGTTTATCGTGATATCTAAAATGGAGCTTGGCAGCGAGACTAAGCGCATGAAATTTGGCATCTCGCTAAAGGACGCGATAGAAGAGCCTATGCAAATAGATCGTTATCACTTCGCCATAAAATGCGTCATAGGCATACATATCGTCATGCAAAAGAGCAAGGCCGAGCCTAGAGCCATCATCAAAAATGCCGATAGGGCGATGTATTATGCTAAGGAAAATCCCGCCTCAAACCCGATGGTCTATAACGACGAGATAGACAACAAGATACATCTTGACTCGATGCTTGAGATCGCGCTTAGAAAGGCGAATTTACAAAAAGATTTTCAGATGTATTTTCAACCCGTTTTTGACCTGGATACATCAAGGATCGTTTGCGCGGAGGCGCTACTTAGGTGGTATTCAAAGGACTACGGGCTAATGGAGGCGAGCGATTTTATGGGCATAGCTAGAGGCAGCGGCGATATACTAAACTCCATTTGCATGAACGCGACCTTAAAGACGATCGAGCATGTCAGCCGCTGGAAAAAAGACGTGCTAAATATCCCCAAAATCAGCATAAACGTAGCTACGACGCAGAGTACGTCTGAAAATTTCATACGTAGCTTTTTGCAGATGACAAAAAATTTTGGCGTGAGCCCGAGATCTTTCGAACTTGAATTTTGCGAAGCGCTGTGGATGAACCCGCCTGAAATTTTAGATAAAATTTTCGAGCTTTTAAAAAGCAACGAGATAGACGTTTGTATCGATGATTTCGGCTCGGGCTACACCTCGTTGATGTATATCAGAAAATACAGCATAAACCGCCTGAAAATAGCAGCCGACTTCGTCACTCAGATGGCATTTAGCAAGATAGACGCGCAGATCGTCGCGGGCATAATAAATCTGGCAAATTCCATGAAGCTAACGAGCGCGGCTAAAGGTGTGCAGGATGTTGAAATTTTAGATGAGCTAAGACAGCTAAAGTGCAAGGAAGGACAAGGATACTATCTGGCTCGTCCGATGAGCGCGGAGGAATTTGAGGAATTTTTAAGACAAAATCCTCAAATCATAAATGCGGTTTAA